A part of Liolophura sinensis isolate JHLJ2023 chromosome 1, CUHK_Ljap_v2, whole genome shotgun sequence genomic DNA contains:
- the LOC135479685 gene encoding ragulator complex protein LAMTOR3-A-like gives MAEELKRYLYSLMKLVDGLHAIVITDRDGVPVIKVAGENAPELALRPNFLSTFGLTTEQAGKLGLAKNKSVVCMYASYQVVQINKLPFLITLVAKSDANTGMLLSLEKELKESLQDLREVLTVPQGLS, from the exons ATGGCGGAG GAACTCAAGAGGTACCTATACAGTTTGATGAAATT GGTGGATGGTCTTCATGCTATAGTCATCACTGACAGAGATGGGGTTCCTGTGATTAAAG TTGCTGGAGAGAATGCTCCTGAGCTGGCTCTCAGACCAAACTTTCTATCAACCTTTGGGCTAACCACTGAACAAGCTGGCAAACTTGGATTGGCAAAAAACAAGAGTGTGGTTTGCATGTACGCTTCATATCAG GTAGTACAGATCAATAAATTGCCATTTCTGATAACATTGGTGGCTAAGTCAGATGCtaatacag GCATGTTGCTGAGCTTGGAGAAAGAGCTTAAGGAATCATTACAGGACTTGAGAGAGGTACTGACTGTTCCACAAGGACTGTCATAA